One window from the genome of Flavobacterium agricola encodes:
- a CDS encoding muramidase family protein → MLDIPAEQIKYLNPIYKVEVIPYMTDKPHYLRLPKDKLAIYQANEEKIYAYVDYEESKIEKPFEGTRLADNGTYEIVTKTKLHKVKSGESLGVIASKNKVSIADLRRWNNIKGNMIRAGQNLKIQTTTRVAVAPKPEEVRPKTTPLIDKKAIQKKVRLAKIAPDDMYLKHVVDENETLDVIATNYNVSIADLMAWNEIEEDTDFTGQTLLISLPESVKQQPAKANPTKTAEKPAKKANNLVEKAQQAEIKKYVVRKGDTLYKISNQTGLSIAELKKVNNLKSEKLKPGQVLKI, encoded by the coding sequence TTGTTAGATATTCCGGCAGAACAAATTAAATATTTAAATCCTATTTATAAGGTTGAAGTTATTCCGTACATGACCGATAAACCGCATTATTTGCGTTTGCCTAAAGACAAATTGGCTATTTATCAAGCCAATGAAGAAAAGATTTATGCTTACGTGGATTATGAAGAAAGTAAAATTGAAAAACCTTTTGAAGGTACGCGTTTAGCAGATAACGGAACTTACGAAATAGTTACCAAAACTAAACTACATAAAGTTAAATCGGGTGAATCTTTAGGCGTAATTGCTTCTAAAAACAAAGTTTCAATTGCCGATTTACGCCGTTGGAACAACATTAAAGGCAACATGATTCGTGCCGGACAAAACTTAAAAATTCAAACTACTACGCGCGTAGCAGTTGCACCAAAACCTGAAGAAGTTCGTCCTAAAACAACGCCATTAATTGATAAAAAAGCAATTCAAAAAAAGGTGCGTTTAGCAAAAATTGCGCCCGACGATATGTATTTAAAACATGTGGTTGATGAAAACGAAACTTTAGATGTTATTGCAACAAATTACAACGTTTCTATTGCCGATTTAATGGCATGGAATGAAATTGAAGAAGATACCGATTTTACCGGCCAAACGTTATTAATTAGCTTGCCAGAAAGCGTAAAACAGCAACCGGCAAAAGCAAACCCAACCAAAACGGCCGAAAAACCAGCTAAAAAAGCAAATAATTTGGTTGAAAAAGCGCAGCAAGCCGAAATAAAAAAATATGTAGTTAGAAAAGGCGATACGTTGTATAAAATTTCTAACCAAACCGGATTAAGCATTGCTGAGCTTAAAAAAGTAAACAATTTAAAATCAGAGAAGTTAAAACCCGGACAAGTTTTAAAAATCTAA
- a CDS encoding DUF4837 family protein, translating into MRKANFFYVIFFSLFLVACSNITNSAGNLPASTGNLNEVAVFVDNNLWNGEIGDSIREKLAYPIDGLINEETSLVIKQYAPHVIDNSAKKARNIVVIEKGNENEFIHIENEFAFPQNVFHFKGETISDILELIHLHGDVVENAIRFYELLQIQSQIAEAPFDDARIREKFNISLLIPESYNYALTAPNFAWLKRNTPTGSNSIMVYQVPVSRFAKGDLVRNFVAVRDSITKKYVKGVPENSYMHVNTSYAPFVKKIFLYEDVDAFEFRGTWDLTNDYMEGPYLCYLFITPNAANYVFVDGFVYNPTLPNRDDIFELEAIIKSIYFNFDEVTD; encoded by the coding sequence ATGAGAAAAGCGAATTTTTTTTACGTGATATTTTTTTCACTATTTTTAGTTGCTTGTTCTAACATAACCAATAGCGCCGGCAATTTACCTGCATCAACAGGAAACTTAAACGAAGTTGCTGTTTTTGTAGATAATAACTTGTGGAATGGTGAAATAGGAGATAGCATTCGCGAAAAATTAGCTTATCCGATTGATGGGTTAATTAATGAAGAAACTTCGCTGGTTATTAAACAATACGCCCCGCACGTAATTGACAATTCGGCCAAAAAAGCCCGAAATATTGTGGTGATTGAAAAAGGCAATGAAAACGAATTTATTCATATTGAAAATGAGTTTGCTTTTCCGCAAAACGTATTTCATTTTAAAGGCGAAACCATTTCTGATATTTTAGAGCTGATTCATTTACATGGTGATGTGGTAGAAAATGCCATTCGTTTTTACGAATTGCTACAAATTCAATCACAAATAGCCGAAGCTCCTTTTGATGATGCACGCATTCGCGAAAAATTCAATATTTCTTTATTAATTCCAGAAAGTTATAATTACGCTTTAACAGCACCAAATTTTGCTTGGTTAAAGCGAAACACACCAACCGGTAGCAATTCAATCATGGTTTACCAAGTGCCCGTTTCTCGTTTTGCAAAAGGCGATTTGGTTCGTAACTTTGTTGCCGTTCGTGATTCAATTACCAAAAAATACGTAAAAGGCGTTCCCGAAAATTCCTATATGCACGTAAATACAAGCTATGCACCATTTGTAAAAAAAATATTTTTATACGAAGATGTTGATGCGTTTGAATTTAGAGGAACTTGGGATTTAACTAATGATTACATGGAAGGGCCGTATTTGTGCTATTTGTTTATCACGCCAAATGCTGCAAATTACGTGTTTGTAGACGGATTTGTTTACAACCCAACTTTACCCAATCGCGATGACATTTTTGAGCTCGAAGCGATTATAAAAAGCATATATTTTAATTTTGATGAAGTTACAGATTAA
- a CDS encoding GNAT family N-acetyltransferase, giving the protein MKLQIKSFTELTVTELYDALQLRSEIFVVEQNCVYLDPDGKDKKAVHILGYVDNELVAYSRVFEPGIYFSNASIGRVVVKKEHRKDGYGFLLVSKAIEVAKQLHAGPITISAQQYLEKFYQSLGFETVSDMYLEDDIPHIEMLHP; this is encoded by the coding sequence ATGAAGTTACAGATTAAATCTTTTACCGAACTTACCGTTACCGAACTTTACGATGCCTTACAATTGCGTTCTGAAATTTTTGTGGTAGAACAGAATTGCGTTTATTTAGATCCCGATGGAAAGGATAAAAAAGCCGTACATATCCTTGGGTATGTAGATAATGAATTAGTGGCTTACTCGCGCGTTTTTGAGCCCGGAATTTACTTTTCTAACGCATCTATCGGTCGGGTAGTTGTAAAAAAAGAACACAGAAAAGACGGTTATGGTTTTTTATTGGTTAGTAAAGCAATTGAAGTTGCTAAACAACTACATGCCGGACCAATAACCATATCAGCCCAACAATATTTAGAAAAGTTTTATCAATCTTTAGGATTTGAAACGGTTTCGGATATGTATTTAGAAGACGATATTCCGCATATAGAAATGTTGCACCCATAA
- a CDS encoding OmpA family protein, producing MQTSNKHFCNLFKTIDTVQVASISIFGYCDDRGSENYNLSLSNQRAKQVKQLLNNGGVKLKILLEIQGKGKVALAPADSLKNLDEVRKNNRRVDVVLNLKNGNPVQINGVYFELTQQSKRGDRIYLKNIQFPIDRSILTPETIIELNKLALQLNKFTHIHIEIQGHVCCTKGSKEALDIDTGKEELSNNRAHAVFKYLVSKKVDPKRMRFKGYGNRFPLGKDPHLDKRVEFLITRS from the coding sequence ATGCAAACCAGCAACAAGCACTTCTGCAATTTATTCAAAACTATTGATACCGTTCAAGTTGCCTCCATTTCTATTTTTGGATATTGTGACGATCGCGGCTCAGAAAACTACAATTTATCGCTATCTAACCAACGGGCAAAACAAGTAAAACAGTTGCTTAACAACGGTGGTGTAAAACTTAAAATTTTACTCGAAATTCAAGGTAAAGGTAAAGTTGCATTGGCTCCCGCTGATTCTTTAAAAAACCTTGATGAAGTTCGAAAAAATAACCGCCGTGTTGATGTTGTTTTGAACCTAAAAAACGGAAATCCTGTGCAAATTAACGGAGTTTATTTTGAGCTTACCCAGCAATCTAAACGTGGCGATCGCATCTATTTAAAAAATATTCAATTTCCGATAGATCGCAGTATTTTAACCCCTGAAACCATTATTGAGCTTAATAAATTAGCCCTTCAGCTCAATAAATTTACACATATTCATATCGAAATTCAAGGCCATGTTTGTTGTACCAAAGGCAGTAAAGAAGCTTTAGATATTGATACCGGCAAAGAAGAACTTTCTAACAATCGGGCCCATGCGGTTTTTAAATATTTGGTTAGCAAAAAAGTTGATCCAAAACGCATGCGATTTAAAGGTTACGGCAATCGGTTTCCGCTTGGGAAAGATCCGCATCTAGATAAACGGGTAGAATTTTTAATTACCCGATCTTAA
- a CDS encoding S41 family peptidase, translated as MKKRYKFLFPVIAASLLTTTTAFTYKDDFFELAKQLEIFSSLYKAVNQNYVEETNAAELMDNAIKNMLKNLDPYTVYFNEQDVIRFKTNTIGEYTGIGANLYRKDGRLFVIEPFQDSAADKAGLKAGDEIIQINDVKLVDFKEDISQLLRGAKNTVIDVTYNRNGTKQTTKISLDDVEVKAVPFYQLLDDKKTGYIVLSQFNAKTTAEVKEALVALKKQGATQIVLDLQNNPGGLLQEAVNLCNLFVNKNELIVTTKSKDVKSNLSLRTQNEPVDTQIPLAILINEKSASASEIVAGALQDLDRAVVVGNRSFGKGLVQRPIDLPYGTQLKVTISKYYTPSGRCIQALDYGHKDKDGKAIKISEKDYTAFKTKAGRVVYDGGGILPDFIVDANKQSNIVKLLDDEKVIFNFCTQLYNLNANKAEIKTVSDADFTAFKNYIKQHNIVLQSDSEKALMELESTIKKEEVSDVVQQQLTALQQAIKNSQEIEIDKNKNEIKQLILEDLITRYQYKNGLHQYYAHNNPTVKKGVEVLNNSNLYKQTLKVK; from the coding sequence ATGAAAAAAAGATATAAGTTTTTATTCCCTGTTATTGCTGCATCGCTTTTAACTACAACTACTGCCTTTACCTACAAAGATGATTTTTTTGAGTTGGCCAAACAACTCGAAATATTTTCGTCGTTGTATAAAGCCGTAAATCAAAATTATGTAGAAGAAACCAATGCGGCCGAATTAATGGACAATGCCATTAAAAACATGCTTAAAAATTTAGATCCGTACACGGTTTACTTTAACGAACAAGATGTTATTCGATTTAAAACTAATACCATTGGAGAATATACCGGGATTGGAGCCAATTTATATCGTAAAGATGGACGTTTGTTTGTTATAGAACCTTTTCAAGATTCTGCAGCTGATAAAGCAGGTTTAAAAGCTGGCGACGAAATTATTCAGATAAACGATGTAAAATTAGTCGATTTTAAAGAAGATATTTCGCAACTGCTACGTGGAGCCAAAAACACAGTAATTGATGTTACGTACAACCGTAATGGTACCAAACAAACTACAAAAATAAGTTTAGATGATGTTGAGGTTAAAGCTGTGCCGTTTTATCAATTATTAGACGACAAAAAAACGGGCTACATTGTGCTTTCTCAATTTAATGCAAAAACTACGGCCGAAGTTAAAGAAGCTTTGGTAGCTTTAAAAAAACAAGGTGCAACACAAATTGTTTTAGACTTACAAAACAACCCCGGCGGTTTATTGCAAGAAGCCGTTAATTTATGCAACTTGTTTGTAAATAAAAACGAGTTAATTGTTACCACAAAATCAAAAGATGTAAAATCAAACTTAAGCTTACGTACCCAAAACGAACCGGTAGATACACAAATTCCGCTGGCTATTTTAATTAACGAAAAAAGTGCTTCGGCCTCAGAAATTGTTGCAGGTGCCTTACAAGATTTAGATCGTGCTGTGGTAGTTGGCAATCGCAGTTTTGGTAAAGGTTTGGTTCAACGCCCGATCGATTTACCATACGGAACGCAGTTAAAAGTTACCATTTCTAAATATTATACGCCATCGGGCCGCTGCATTCAAGCTTTAGATTATGGGCATAAAGATAAAGACGGAAAAGCAATAAAAATAAGCGAGAAAGATTATACCGCTTTTAAAACCAAAGCCGGCCGTGTAGTTTACGATGGCGGTGGTATTTTACCCGATTTTATTGTAGATGCAAACAAACAAAGCAACATTGTAAAATTGTTAGATGACGAAAAAGTAATTTTTAACTTTTGTACCCAGCTTTATAACCTAAATGCAAACAAAGCAGAAATCAAAACTGTTTCTGACGCCGATTTTACAGCATTTAAAAATTATATTAAACAACATAATATTGTATTGCAATCTGATTCTGAAAAAGCTTTAATGGAGCTAGAATCTACCATTAAAAAAGAAGAAGTTAGCGATGTCGTGCAACAACAATTAACAGCATTACAACAAGCCATTAAAAACAGTCAGGAAATTGAAATTGACAAAAACAAAAACGAAATAAAACAACTTATTTTAGAAGATTTAATTACCCGTTACCAATACAAAAACGGTTTGCATCAGTATTACGCGCACAACAACCCAACGGTTAAAAAAGGCGTTGAAGTTTTAAACAATTCTAACTTATACAAACAAACCCTTAAAGTAAAATAA
- a CDS encoding DUF4349 domain-containing protein, producing MNKIAFLFLAILAMACKNGETHFADEDVVLVSMENTEIPDIDEVRFTEPEVVKNESKVESSQNLVNKQIIESDIYINTKNLTAAQKQIETLIKQAKAEVSEESTSNKSLQLTLYVPRSTYSAFMDAFSDANFDGIERKSTRITNITKEYYELKNQLNSDDILLTKYQELLKKSTAIDETLTIYERIENLERQQRNHNNNMAYYNKMQAYNLVTINVYKTYEGNFQPVSFGKKISNSFVWGWELIQAAFFGIISIWPLLLIGFLTYYGIKKIRSKKKKS from the coding sequence ATGAATAAAATAGCTTTTTTGTTTTTGGCAATATTAGCCATGGCTTGCAAAAATGGTGAAACACATTTTGCAGATGAAGATGTTGTACTTGTTTCAATGGAAAATACTGAAATACCTGATATTGATGAAGTACGTTTTACTGAACCTGAAGTGGTTAAAAATGAATCAAAAGTAGAATCGAGTCAAAATCTAGTAAACAAACAAATTATTGAATCTGATATTTATATCAACACCAAAAATCTTACAGCTGCCCAAAAGCAAATCGAAACGCTTATTAAACAAGCTAAAGCTGAGGTAAGCGAAGAAAGTACATCTAACAAATCTTTACAACTTACTTTGTACGTGCCACGCAGCACGTATTCAGCCTTTATGGATGCGTTTAGCGATGCAAATTTTGATGGAATTGAACGAAAATCTACCCGCATAACCAATATTACTAAAGAATATTACGAGCTAAAAAATCAATTAAATTCAGACGATATTTTACTTACAAAATATCAAGAATTGCTTAAAAAAAGTACTGCGATTGACGAAACGTTAACCATTTACGAACGTATTGAAAATTTAGAACGCCAACAACGCAACCATAACAACAACATGGCTTATTACAATAAAATGCAAGCCTATAATTTGGTTACTATAAATGTGTACAAAACTTACGAAGGCAATTTTCAGCCAGTTAGTTTTGGCAAAAAAATAAGTAATTCTTTTGTTTGGGGTTGGGAACTTATTCAAGCAGCATTTTTCGGTATTATTAGCATTTGGCCTTTATTACTAATTGGCTTTTTAACTTATTACGGCATTAAAAAAATCCGTTCTAAAAAAAAAAAAAGTTAA
- the rnpA gene encoding ribonuclease P protein component, protein MKQNYPKAEKLKTQKHIDLLFTKGKSVSKYPLRLVYVALEEGTDAGLQMGVSVSKKYFKRANKRNYFKRVLRETYRKNKSIIYDAIGEKPYAMMFFYQAKDKLSYQEIEQKTIDLFTKFKDAIQ, encoded by the coding sequence ATGAAACAGAATTACCCAAAAGCAGAGAAATTAAAAACTCAAAAACATATTGACTTATTGTTTACTAAAGGTAAATCTGTCTCTAAATATCCGTTACGTTTGGTTTACGTGGCTTTAGAGGAAGGAACGGATGCAGGCCTACAAATGGGCGTTTCGGTTTCTAAAAAGTACTTTAAACGTGCCAATAAACGCAATTATTTTAAACGCGTACTTCGCGAAACCTATCGCAAAAATAAAAGCATTATTTACGATGCTATTGGCGAAAAACCATATGCTATGATGTTTTTTTATCAAGCAAAAGACAAATTATCTTACCAAGAAATAGAACAAAAAACTATTGATTTGTTTACAAAATTTAAAGATGCTATTCAATAA
- a CDS encoding S8 family peptidase, whose amino-acid sequence MRTTKPFYICAALSLALASCTTTSKLPTTYVDKYDKVPLKNAPLAENDLKRWSHLDLVKDTVPGMSVDRAYAELLVNKKPTEVIVAIVDSGIDINHEDLKPAIWVNPNETANGNDDDNNGYIDDINGWNFLGDSDAENMEYVRIIKKGNTADPEYQRAVIELEADVAEAKGSLERINVFQSFIDVVEKATGKTEDITLEDIQKIEVTDELSTQAKNTFTRILAEVPYNEFKGQITGAKNHYETQLNSHLNVAFDGRTPVGDNPDDITDTNYGNNNVIGPVIASAKHGTHVAGIVAQTRGNELGGDGVANGNVKIMALRAVPDGDEYDKDIALAIRYAADNGAKVLNGSFGKYYSPNKEWVQDALKYAEEKDVLVLFAAGNDSKDLDVVNKYPSDSYDGAAETLSNVMIIGALNPSYGENMVAGFSNYGANNVDIFAPGAKIYATTPENNYEYLQGTSMASPNAAGVAAVIRSYYPNLTAAEVKQILMDSGITLTQDVRYGENKDKKPFNELSKSGKIINLYNAVILAEKVSNAKK is encoded by the coding sequence ATGAGAACAACTAAACCATTTTACATTTGCGCGGCGCTTTCATTAGCCCTAGCAAGCTGTACTACAACATCTAAGCTCCCAACAACTTATGTTGATAAATACGATAAAGTACCTTTAAAAAATGCACCATTAGCAGAAAACGATTTAAAACGTTGGAGCCATTTAGATTTAGTAAAAGATACAGTGCCAGGAATGAGCGTTGATCGTGCTTATGCAGAATTATTGGTAAACAAAAAACCAACCGAGGTTATTGTTGCAATTGTAGATTCTGGTATTGATATCAACCACGAAGATTTAAAACCAGCTATTTGGGTTAACCCAAATGAAACAGCAAACGGAAATGACGATGATAACAACGGTTATATTGATGACATTAACGGATGGAACTTTTTAGGCGATTCGGATGCTGAAAACATGGAATACGTGCGTATTATTAAAAAAGGAAACACAGCAGATCCTGAATACCAACGTGCGGTTATTGAATTAGAAGCAGATGTTGCAGAAGCAAAAGGTTCTTTAGAGCGCATCAACGTTTTTCAATCTTTTATTGATGTAGTTGAAAAAGCAACAGGAAAAACGGAAGATATTACGTTAGAAGATATTCAGAAAATTGAAGTAACTGACGAATTAAGCACGCAAGCTAAAAATACATTTACCCGTATTTTAGCCGAAGTACCTTACAATGAATTTAAAGGACAGATAACTGGAGCTAAAAACCATTACGAAACGCAATTAAACTCACATTTAAATGTAGCGTTTGATGGCCGTACGCCTGTTGGCGATAATCCTGACGATATTACAGATACAAACTACGGAAACAACAACGTAATCGGACCCGTAATTGCATCTGCAAAACACGGTACACACGTTGCTGGTATTGTTGCTCAAACACGTGGTAACGAATTAGGTGGTGACGGAGTTGCTAACGGCAATGTAAAAATTATGGCTTTACGTGCTGTGCCAGATGGAGATGAGTATGATAAAGATATTGCTTTAGCGATTCGTTACGCAGCAGATAACGGAGCAAAAGTTTTAAACGGATCATTCGGAAAATATTATTCTCCGAATAAAGAATGGGTTCAAGATGCATTAAAATATGCTGAAGAAAAAGATGTTTTAGTACTTTTTGCAGCAGGTAACGATTCTAAAGATTTAGATGTAGTAAATAAATACCCATCAGATTCGTACGACGGAGCCGCAGAAACATTATCAAACGTAATGATTATTGGCGCTTTAAACCCAAGTTACGGTGAAAATATGGTTGCAGGTTTCTCGAACTACGGAGCAAACAATGTAGATATTTTTGCACCAGGAGCTAAAATTTATGCTACAACACCAGAAAATAACTACGAATATTTACAAGGTACATCAATGGCATCTCCAAATGCTGCTGGGGTTGCTGCAGTAATTCGTTCATACTACCCTAACCTAACAGCTGCCGAAGTAAAACAGATTTTAATGGATTCTGGAATTACTTTAACACAAGATGTTAGATACGGTGAAAACAAAGACAAAAAACCATTTAACGAGCTTTCTAAATCAGGTAAAATCATCAACTTATACAACGCGGTAATTTTAGCAGAGAAAGTTTCGAATGCAAAAAAATAA
- a CDS encoding MBL fold metallo-hydrolase, whose amino-acid sequence MKIYPIESGNFKLDGGAMFGVVPKSIWNKTNPADANNLIDLAARCLLIEDGNKLILVDTGMGNKQSEKFFGYYSLWGSHNLDKSLAHYGFHRDDITDVFLTHLHFDHSGGAIQWNKDRTGYEPAFKNAKYWTNQNHWEWATNPNPREKASFLKENLLPMQEAGQLHFINRKENNYLENSELGFDILFVDGHTEKQMLPIFKYKNQTLAYCADLLATAGHIPIPYVMGYDTRPLLTVSEKEYFLNRAANENWLLLLEHDAHNEIITVQNTEKGVRLNEILKYEDIL is encoded by the coding sequence ATGAAAATTTATCCTATAGAATCTGGTAATTTTAAGTTAGACGGCGGAGCCATGTTTGGCGTAGTTCCGAAATCCATTTGGAATAAAACCAACCCAGCTGATGCGAATAATTTAATTGATTTAGCTGCTCGTTGTTTGTTGATTGAAGATGGCAATAAACTAATTTTGGTTGATACCGGAATGGGAAATAAACAATCAGAAAAATTTTTTGGCTATTATTCTTTATGGGGTTCTCATAACTTAGACAAATCGTTAGCGCATTACGGATTTCATAGAGATGATATTACCGATGTTTTTTTAACTCATTTGCATTTTGACCATTCGGGCGGTGCCATTCAATGGAATAAAGATCGTACCGGATACGAACCTGCATTTAAAAATGCAAAATACTGGACCAACCAAAACCATTGGGAATGGGCAACCAACCCGAATCCGCGTGAAAAAGCATCCTTTTTAAAAGAAAATTTATTACCCATGCAAGAAGCTGGGCAACTGCATTTTATAAACCGTAAAGAAAACAATTACCTTGAAAATAGCGAGTTAGGTTTTGATATTTTGTTTGTTGATGGCCATACCGAAAAACAAATGCTACCCATTTTTAAATACAAAAACCAAACCTTAGCTTATTGTGCCGATTTGTTAGCCACAGCAGGTCATATTCCGATTCCATACGTTATGGGTTACGACACGCGCCCATTATTAACCGTTAGTGAAAAAGAATATTTTTTAAATCGGGCAGCAAATGAAAATTGGTTGTTGCTTTTAGAACACGATGCACATAACGAAATTATTACCGTACAAAACACCGAAAAGGGAGTAAGGCTTAACGAAATATTAAAATATGAGGATATTTTGTAA
- a CDS encoding HesB/IscA family protein: MIKVSESARKKVISLMEDDNFDPFNDYVRVGVHSGGCSGLSYDLKFDKTVAEDDKIFEDNGIKIAVDKKSFFYLVGTTLEYSGGLNGKGFVFNNPNAQRTCGCGESFSL; encoded by the coding sequence ATGATAAAAGTTTCTGAATCAGCTAGAAAGAAAGTTATATCTTTAATGGAAGACGATAACTTTGACCCATTTAACGATTATGTTAGAGTAGGCGTACATAGCGGCGGATGCTCGGGCTTATCTTACGATTTAAAGTTCGATAAAACCGTTGCTGAAGATGATAAAATTTTTGAGGACAACGGCATTAAAATAGCAGTAGATAAAAAAAGCTTTTTTTACTTAGTAGGAACAACTCTTGAATATTCTGGAGGTTTAAACGGTAAAGGATTTGTTTTTAACAACCCTAATGCTCAAAGAACATGTGGTTGTGGCGAAAGTTTTTCGTTATAA
- the sufB gene encoding Fe-S cluster assembly protein SufB yields the protein MSKYTEEDLKKELETREYEYGFYTELDAETFPVGLNEDIIRAISEKKNEPEWMTEWRLDAFRIWKEMVEPEWANVKYEKPDFQAISYYSAPKDIDPNKTLDDVDPELLEMYKKLGISIDEQKRMNNIAMDIVVDSVSVATTFKETLSEKGIIFCSISDAIKDHPELVKKYLGSVVPKTDNFYAALNSAVFSDGSFCYIPKGVRCPMELSTYFRINQAGTGQFERTLLIADQGSYVSYLEGCTAPSRDENQLHAAVVELIAMDDAEIKYSTVQNWFPGDKEGKGGVFNFVTKRAIAEKNAKVSWTQVETGSAVTWKYPSCILKGENSVGEFYSIAVTNNHQQADTGTKMIHLGKNSKSTIISKGISAGKSQNSYRGLVKIGARAENARNFTQCDSLLMGNECGAHTFPYIESQNSTAKLEHEATTSKIGEDQVFYCNQRGIPTETAIALIVNGFSREVLDKLPMEFAVEAKKLLEISLEGSVG from the coding sequence ATGAGTAAGTACACTGAAGAAGATTTAAAAAAAGAATTAGAAACTAGGGAATACGAATACGGCTTTTATACAGAATTAGATGCCGAAACGTTTCCGGTGGGGCTAAATGAAGATATTATTCGCGCAATTTCTGAAAAGAAAAATGAGCCAGAATGGATGACTGAATGGCGTTTAGATGCTTTTCGTATTTGGAAAGAAATGGTTGAGCCAGAATGGGCAAACGTAAAATACGAAAAACCAGATTTTCAAGCTATTTCTTACTATTCGGCACCAAAAGATATTGACCCGAATAAAACTTTAGATGATGTTGATCCGGAGTTGTTAGAAATGTACAAAAAATTAGGTATTTCTATTGACGAACAAAAACGAATGAACAATATTGCAATGGATATTGTGGTTGATTCGGTTTCGGTAGCAACAACGTTTAAAGAAACCTTAAGCGAAAAAGGAATTATTTTCTGTTCTATTTCTGATGCCATTAAGGACCATCCAGAATTAGTGAAAAAATATTTAGGAAGCGTAGTTCCAAAAACAGATAACTTTTACGCAGCATTAAACTCGGCTGTATTCTCAGACGGATCGTTTTGCTACATTCCAAAAGGCGTTCGTTGCCCAATGGAACTTTCTACCTATTTCCGTATCAACCAAGCCGGAACTGGGCAATTTGAGCGTACCTTGTTAATTGCAGATCAAGGATCGTATGTTTCGTACCTAGAAGGTTGTACTGCACCATCTCGCGATGAAAACCAATTGCACGCAGCTGTGGTAGAATTAATTGCAATGGACGACGCCGAAATTAAATATTCAACCGTACAAAACTGGTTCCCTGGAGATAAAGAAGGTAAAGGTGGGGTATTTAACTTTGTAACTAAACGTGCAATTGCTGAGAAAAATGCAAAAGTTTCTTGGACGCAGGTTGAAACCGGATCGGCTGTAACCTGGAAATACCCATCATGTATTTTAAAAGGAGAAAATTCGGTAGGTGAATTTTACTCAATCGCTGTAACCAATAACCACCAACAAGCAGATACCGGAACAAAAATGATTCATTTAGGTAAAAACTCTAAATCAACCATTATATCAAAAGGTATTTCGGCAGGTAAATCACAAAACTCATACCGTGGTTTAGTGAAAATTGGTGCAAGAGCAGAAAACGCACGTAACTTTACACAATGTGATTCTTTATTAATGGGTAACGAATGTGGTGCACATACGTTTCCGTATATTGAATCTCAAAATTCAACAGCAAAATTAGAACACGAAGCAACAACAAGTAAAATTGGTGAAGATCAGGTGTTTTATTGCAACCAACGTGGTATTCCAACAGAAACAGCTATTGCTTTAATTGTAAATGGTTTTTCTAGAGAAGTTTTAGATAAATTACCAATGGAATTTGCAGTTGAAGCTAAAAAATTATTAGAAATTTCGTTAGAAGGATCTGTAGGATAA
- a CDS encoding four helix bundle protein, with amino-acid sequence MKDSENIIVKPTFEFALAIIAYCEELESNKKFVVSNQLLKSGTSIGANVREAQNAESKNDFIHKFKIAAKEVEETIYWLELCKQSPNYPDCSTLIYQIETIQKLLIR; translated from the coding sequence ATGAAAGATTCCGAAAACATAATCGTTAAACCTACCTTCGAATTTGCCTTAGCTATTATAGCTTATTGTGAAGAATTAGAAAGTAATAAAAAATTTGTAGTTTCGAATCAATTGTTAAAATCGGGTACATCAATTGGTGCAAATGTGCGAGAAGCACAAAATGCAGAAAGTAAAAATGATTTTATACATAAATTTAAAATCGCAGCTAAAGAAGTTGAAGAAACTATTTACTGGCTTGAACTTTGCAAACAAAGCCCAAATTATCCAGATTGTTCAACCTTAATTTATCAAATTGAAACCATTCAAAAATTATTAATAAGATAA